TGACACTTCGGGGGCCCCAcgcgaaattttaatttcgactccACTTATATGTGAAAATGTACCACGGTGAGAACCCGGATGCGTAAACAAGGACTAtaataagcttaaaaaaatgcagagcaggtattttttgtactaaatatattaataaaacaaaaacttagaCATCTTGGATGTAAATTACACATCGAGGAgtgtcttttttttctaaaaaatgagtcGGAAAACATTAGATTCTAGTTGTAAAAGAACTAAAAACATGTTGAACTTATCGATAGGTATCGCGAGAAAATTTGCGATTCTAGGCGGACATTTTTTAGGTCGCGTTACTCGAAGCGTGAATATTTTCTTGTATTGTTATCATTACTGATATAAACCTACTTTATAGCTTCGTACCCTTATGTAAGTTACATAAATATATAGAAGTCTGATAGAATGCACTGAATTTATAACGAAGCTACGGCATCCTATAAGGAACATTAAAGTACCTATTTAAACAACAGAATCGTAACTTTTAAAGAGTTTTAGTTTTGTAAAACTCAAGGAGCTCCTTAATTTCGACTTTTTCGGCCGCGTCCAAGTAACTTGTGCCATCAGGTGTCACTCCGTTGGGTCTCGCTCCTTTTTCCAACAGAAGCTTCACACAACTCGTGTGGCCTTCCCATATTGCTGCCAAAAGAGTTGTGATTCCATGCTTGTCTCTCACCTGTGAAAATTACAGCAAAAAAGTGCTttcagttttttacattctcatcagagaaggtattagatatgtgtaaaatttgaccccccgccCCAGTtgttatcaaatgtccacgttttgagaccctctggaACCGAAAgacaggtttttaagaatgtgtctgtctgtatgcctgtatgtatgtttgtctgtctgaCTTTCaaaacgataactttcgaaaaaattaatctattagattgcccttaggcacactcgtttagtgtcctaaactaaaggtcaagttcgttagctagccactttggatgaaaattcaaaaagtgggcacattttgaatattttttagaccacttttttgaaaattccaaaattctctgtacggttatttatagtattcaaaaagttgaacaatttatcctaatgactttttttgaaaaataaaaaatcaccagagttagagcattttcaaaatccaaagaaacaaattaaaatgaacattttaagccaaacaacgcatgatacgaaaaaaagtcaagagaagaaaaactttgattttcgaaatccctacaagatcatgataacaatttttttaatttggtcgaaaagttgaaaattccaaatttgatcctacaaaaaaaaataaaaatccacaaattccattttttggttaaactatgcaagatacaaaaaaaaatgaaaaagctcaaattacacgcactgaaaaaaaaactacaaattcatgatgaatcactttttgacacaagttgcgaaaaaataaacaaactaaatgtgtggaagacggtactcggtacagtaaaatggatgataaaaaaatcgtttgcctaaataagatctaaaattttgatttttacatttttttgatagggcacgcgctttttacatgTACACTATagtgagaaggtattggtttcatacgaaaaatgactttcgcggattccatcaaatatcgacgttttgagatttcctgAGAAGGAACAAAATgttttcaggttggtatctgtctgtcgttgtcgtatgtatactggatgtctttggaccgactaattgaatcgaaatgggctttggcacacaggtttaggggccaaagatgttaaaattccacgtacggctatttatagcacacgaaaatgttaacaatttatcttgatggatttttttgataacaagaaaattatcacagttatggctttttcaaaatacaaaatgaaaatgaaaattctaagccaatcaacgcacgatataaaaaaaaggtaagaaaaggaaaacgttactttttgaaaaacctacaaggtcatcataacaggttttataattttaaaaaaatcgaaaattcatcttttaatcgcacaaaaatactgaattattacattctcatcataataagaaggtattgttttatgggaaaactgactctcgcggatttcttgaaattttcacttttcgagaatccctaattcccaaagaaaccggtattacgatgacatctgtctgtcggccttgtcattatcgtcgttgtcgttgtagtctgtaaacacagtaacatttgaagtaattattttattgaatttccctttgacacactttataaggatatgaaaagaaaggacgatttcgtcagccagctattttaaataaaaatgcaatagtttggagcattttcaaaaattttaagaccacttttttaagatttgaaattttcatatagtgctgtttatagtgcaaaaaaatatgaacaatttatcttaatgactttttttgataacaaaaaaattaccagagttaaagcgtttccaaacttaaaaaataataataataacgaaaaTGACTATTATATGTCATTCAACGAAccacatgaaaaaagtcaacaaaggaaaaatattagtttttaaagacctacacgagtatcataacaactttttaaattttgttaaaaaatcgaaaattcaaatttttgtcgcacaaaaatgatttattattatattctcatcataatgagaaggcattagttttatgtgaaaactttctatcgctaaataatctgaataaatgtattataactttgatacagaagtgttaaatataatatagaaaagttaacattttggacaaaatcgagtacgaagcacgagatacgtgatgagaatgtcttcgttaaagccaaagaagctttaacaaaagagaattcacaatcaccaaattacagttgtcgatgtttggttcgttaatcttaaaagtctgtgcacaaatgtgggacaGATACAAAGACTGAGCGCAAAGGGCGAGACAAATACACCTTCGAGCGCGAAGATTTTTcgagcgggcagattttttaaattatgttttgattaaaataacgGTAAGCTGAAAACCTTTCTACTTtctataattctttaattttaaaccgtgaaataaaaaattcattaaattgaaataaagctGTCTAAATGTAAACAAtactaaaattaaagttcaaatttgGTACTTTATGTAATAAAAGAATTAACAGCTCAAAATAGGGAAAATATGGCGATTTCGcatgaaaatagggaaataaattcttctaaataaagtTAATGTATAGATACGTACCATATTGAATTAAACGAGAAACtcatttaaagtcgaaatatattaaattttaaaacaaaatagttgaatgttcaagccaaaaagattaattttttacgacaagagatgagtttttaatagaaaacttgagttttcaagctaaaaagtcgaatgttttagaaagcaGTTTACTCttaagaccaaaaaaataaattttcaatataaaacgtcattttaaactataaatgatttatttttgaaattactttttagccAAACAGTTCTATTTACACCCAAACAACAGTTGAACATTAaagcaagagacgaattttctaccaaatagttcaaatttgaacacacaaagaagaattttcatcaaaagatccaattttcaaacaaaaaagattaaattttcaaccaaatagctgaatgtcaagcgaaaaagacgaactttaagccaaaaaaaaaacgaattttgctgaagacagttcaaatttcaatccgaaaagttgaatatgcaacaaaaatattaattttcaacgaagaaagattaattttgaacaaagaagaagACTactctaccaaaaaaggtgaattttcaatccaaaaatatgaactttcaatacaaattgacgaatttttttCCCAAACAGACAACAGGatacttgaattattaacaaaataattaagttttcaataaaccagttgaatttttaatcaaatagtcacattttcaaccacgaagattcgttattttaccaaaagacgcattttcaaagaaatatatggaTATTTAAAcacattgttgcatttttaatttttaaatatttatttttctagaaaaaaaatcatttttcacaaaatacatgaatttttaaccaaatagtttaattttcaactaaatattgcaagttttaatcaaaaatggaataatcaaattttcagtttaaaaacattaattttgaacaacaaaaaaatgaagttttaaccaaaagtatagggcttcaaatgaaattaaattaatttttaacaaaagagttgaacttttaactaaccacttgaatttttaatattaagtagttagatttcttacaaaaaatagatGATTCTGATTCCTATCTTTCACTCCATGCAAAGGAAACAAGTGGGTCATGGATTtcctttatttttgattattgtgcaggATTTGGACATTCTTAGTctcgatttttaaaatgaaaattgtttaaagaattaataattcttgaaaaattgcaaaacaccATAGAAAACGATCATCGCGAAAGACATTCTCAgttatttctgcaaaaaattaagcctattcattgaaaaaaagcTAAACTctacatttttacataaattgtttagataattaataattcttataaatttgcaaagtgtcatATAAAAGAGTCACCGGGAAAATACTCTTAGTtgattctgtgaaaaaaattaggCGTATTCTTTAAAGAATATAACGATACTCTGAATTCatgtatgaaaattgtttaaataagcaatAATTCTGATTTTTTCCCCTGATTTCCCCTGAATTTGATTCTCTGAAAAAATTGAGctaattcgtttgaaaaaaagcCAAACTATGAATTGGCTTATAAAAATAGTGTCAAGAATTACTAAACatcatctatttttaattaatagtaataaaactTTAATTGCTCTCGCATTATATTCCAAAACTCTGGATTTTAATGATCTAAACATGCCTAATCCCAAAAATAATTCGCACAGATATAAAACCTTCTttgataaatctaaaaatttgtataaaaaaggatACTTCTGAagagttaaaaaatgtcaaatttattatacaaaatcCATATACACAAATCTTtccgaaatttcaaaagatttcgttTGCAAAAAACGGTACTGAATATTTTGGTATTTACGAACATTTTGTACTATAAATAAACTATGACTAATACTTATGACTAACGTTAAgtctaagattaatttttcagaatataattcacaatgaaatttaaattcttctttttaaaaggAGCGTGAAATGAATGCTATGTAtaccgaaatattatttttgaagggTACCCATCACGAAAACAATTCTGGGCAGAAAATTGGGTCAGTTACATAGTCCAGGTATTTCGttgaaataataagtgaaattcccgaaaaaatccTACTTCCAATGTTTTTATTGAGAAAGTTCCGATAAGGTGTCacttttgacatatcaaaaatgctagaacagaccAATTGCCAAACGCGGTTTTTTTTACACAGTTCCAAACGTTACatttgcgtggacggataattcccattgcaatttagagcaaaatgttcaaCAGAGAAAAGAAAGAGGACACAATTAtgagaaaatttgtttagaaaaataatccgCTATCTTCCATAGGTTTCGAGTTATGATACTTAGAAAAATCCCCCTTTTTTTTtgtcagcgaaaaatcactattttaaaaaaaacagtgaGTACCTTCGTACCTAATTACTCCGCTGGaaagtgttccacaggtgagtgaaaGTTCACTCAATTatctgtaattacaaaaaaagaacaatgtcCCACCTATAGTAGGTCATAAGTTATGATCTCTTAAAGTTGACCATTTTTGCCTATTTTTACGAGCAAATAAGTGGAGTTCAGTTTTGTTCAATATAAATCGTGTCAGTTTTAGTTTGCGTTAATGATGCTAGAGGATaaaatagattgtttataacaatatataGTCATAACCACTTTTGAGTACTTTCTGCGTACTTTTCTAGCAAAAcagtaattataattgattacaAATGTGGTATATACTGTTCATCAGAAAACAACcagtttttaataattgttattacaagatattgttataaacaattactaAAAAACTATTTGCTTACTGCAAAGAGAtacatatcacatttttaatcaattatagttACTTTCTTTATCACAAAACTactcaaaaagtactcaacagtggttataaaaatattttattatacacaattattaataaaacatcattgtttattgataaaaaagaaatcatacattttcaactaattacaaTCACTTTTTTACCACGAAAATACTAAAAAGGCCAAAAATTAATCATAAGTGGTGATAGAagcttttattataaacaattaattatgttttaatggtaaaagacgtattatacatgataaatgaattatttacactTATTGGAGACAAAGTTTTCGAAATACGACCGTATTTCTACCTCACGGcacgctcaggtgcctctatagTCTATGGCCTATGcaggaagagtgcactttccaaggtcatatctcgtgacctattaggGCTAGAACCCTTTTTTTTAACTCACGCCAAGTTGACTCCAGTTTCATTTAATCTTAAGTAATTTTATCGCGGAATGCACAGGAAACAAGataatttccacacaaaaaaaacaaattctctgtttttagtcaaaaatgcaccaaaaaaatgttgaaaccttgtaattcccaaaataatatgTCTAAAATACCTCTTTTTTTAGATCTACGCAGATTTTCGTAGACACTATTTTATCCTCTGACATCATTAACGCAAACTAAAAcgggatattgttctttttttataattacagaGAATTGAGTCAAAtttcactcacctgtggaacacttttcAGTGGAGTAATTAGGTGCGAAGCTACAAAGTGTTTTtggaaacttagtgatttttcactgagaatccaaaaaaatgaggatttttctATGTATTATAACTCGAAACCTATGAAAGATAGcggattattttttcaatcaatttttatcataattttttcctttcttctttctgttgaacattttgttctaaattgcaatgggaattatccgtccacgcaaatgtaacttttggaattgtataaaaaaaaccgGATTTAACAATTGATCTGTTCCAGCATTTTTGATATGCACGCCACCtggtgaaaaaaattcaaattagaaagaataggcacgattccagtcgtctattattcgtattattggcaaaatatggataaaatttggcgcgacatacattaattaaagtttatttaagcttacaatgcattaAAACTCatgtgaaataatgaaataattttatttttaaaaaaacctatttcacaaaaaaaaatttatgcaaaaattaaaatacatgtttaaaactgtacctactctttctagttccatttttcggcaccatgtggcgaaattcgtagaccaccattcccaatacatAGCTTTATTTTAACGCTCGTTtttaaaagaagacttttcaTTCCTTTgtcaattatattttgaaaaatgaatcttaGACTTAACgttagtcataaatattagtcaCAGTTTATTTATAGCTCAAAATGTTCGTAAGTGTCAAAATATTCAGTATCGTTTTTGGGAAacgaaagcttttgaaatttcggAAAGATTTGTGTATTtggattttatataataaatttgacATTTCTCAACTCTTCAGAAGTacccttttttatacaaatgtttAGATTTATCAAAGAAGGTTTTATATCTTTGCTAATTATTGTTGGGATTAGActtgtttaacttattaaaatccGGAATTTTggtatacagggtgattttttaaacttgaaacttttgaatcataatatttttacatagagtgcctatttttcgagatatttcaaaatttcaagttaaaaaaatcaccctgtataatcCGAGAGCAATTAAagttttattactattaattaaaaatcgattctGCTTAGTAattcttaaaactatttttgtaagcaaattcacagtttggctttttttcaaacgaattagCTCAATTTTTTCAGAGAATCAAATTCAGGGGAAATCAgggaaaaaattcagaattattgattatttaaactattttcatacaAGAATTCAGAGTTTcgctatatttttaaaagaatacgcctaatttttttcacagaatcaACTAAGAGTATTTTCCCGGTGACTCTTTCATATGGCACTTTGCACATTCATAAGAGTTATTGATTATCCaatcaatttctataaaaaaatgaagagtttagcttttttcaatgaataggctaatttttttacagaaataactgAGAATGTCTTTGGCGATGGGCGTTTTCTATGGTGTTTGGCAAAttcacaagaattattaattatttcaacaattttcatttaaaaaatcaagactAAGAATGTTCAAACCCTGCACAATAaccaaaaataaaggaaattcaTTATCCACTTGTTTCCTTTGCATGGAATGAAACTGCTAAACTACCAGATGTACTTCTCacactaaaaattaaatcatttcgacaAATATTCATTAACGTGAATGAGGTACCGATTTTTGGGccttattttcaaacatttgtaacTTTTTTCCTGATGGACGAAACAAAATTTCACTCAAAATATTGTTGATACAtttgttttgccatttttcagaatttaactgCCAATCTGAAAACTGAgggtttttcggaaaaattttcataattaattctgtgataaaattagttaaaaatttaatatcatcaCAAACTTAGATTCATACATTCAATTATGTGTAAGTACACGCAGGAGCAATaagttctataattattttttgagttaTGTTGCACGGTCAATGAATTCTAAAACGCATAGACTTACAAGCTTAAAATGTCCTAGCACCCATCTACGTAAATGAcccattttttgaacattttaattaaaatcagttaatttttgtgttaaaagtgTCATCTAATAGGGCTATAACTAGCTTCATTTTCAAAccgataagaacatttttttgggGGCTTCTTATGAAAACAAAATGCTGGAGTTTAAATAATTCgttgaaataaatcatttttcaagaaaagagatgaattttcaactaaaatgaggaatattcatatgcaatagttgaattttcagtaaaaaaatgattttcaacataaaacaacgaattttgaacaaaataattaaattttcaatcaaagagatgaattttcaactaaaatgaataatctctaataaaaaaatgaattttgagtaaagcataagtttaacttttaacaaagtagttgaatttccaaacaaaaaaataaattcgtaaccaagaacagttgaatttaagcAGATCTTgtaaatcaaaatgatgaatcttgaactgcaatacttcaaattttcggttaaaatatacattttcaatcaagaagaaacgaactttccacaaaatagttaaatgttcaatcaaagagatgaattttcaactaaaataaagaatttctccaaaaaattacttttgagcaAAGTATAAGTTTAActcttaaccaagtagttcaattttcaaccaaaaaaataaattcgcaaccaagaaaagctgaatttaatcgaaaagacgaattttcacttgagaaaggttttaattgaattttcaacgccaaaacaagaactttcaacaaaaataattaaattttaaccaaaaactgatggattttcttattgggttttattaattcagttcgcatttaggcGAAAAAAACACGAGAAGGGGGAACAGTTCCTTAATAACGGAGGGAAAAAGCGTgtgaaataagaaatatatttttgttaatttgttatcctaaaattgttttataaaccGAAACTTACATTTGCATCGGCACCTTTTTCTAAAAGGTACCTAAGGACATCACTCTGGCCATAATCTGCAGCATAATGTAGTAACGTCCTTCCATTGATTAGTTTATTGACATCCATATCCTGTTAAAATACAAATTCATacacaaagtgaaattttacaatcCTGTTTGGTTCTTtcagattttataattcaaaaatttccaaatttttaagctccagagattaaaaatatagttttgtttttttaagCTATTAAGCtcataaaatatttcactaataaATCTCAAACTATTTTATCAATATAAAGAACAAAGAAACAAAACAGCAGtcatagatatttatttttattcttaaatatttgttacGTAAAATTA
The sequence above is drawn from the Belonocnema kinseyi isolate 2016_QV_RU_SX_M_011 chromosome 7, B_treatae_v1, whole genome shotgun sequence genome and encodes:
- the LOC117176045 gene encoding myotrophin isoform X2, translating into MNELVWGIKNGDLDQVRDIVENKDMDVNKLINGRTLLHYAADYGQSDVLRYLLEKGADANVRDKHGITTLLAAIWEGHTSCVKLLLEKGARPNGVTPDGTSYLDAAEKVEIKELLEFYKTKTL
- the LOC117176045 gene encoding myotrophin isoform X1 — translated: MKSRREVFHHTGSSRTRESSIITWKFQQLDVKDMDVNKLINGRTLLHYAADYGQSDVLRYLLEKGADANVRDKHGITTLLAAIWEGHTSCVKLLLEKGARPNGVTPDGTSYLDAAEKVEIKELLEFYKTKTL